From Saccopteryx leptura isolate mSacLep1 chromosome 3, mSacLep1_pri_phased_curated, whole genome shotgun sequence, one genomic window encodes:
- the KHDRBS1 gene encoding KH domain-containing, RNA-binding, signal transduction-associated protein 1 gives MQRRDDPAARMSRSSGRSGSMDPSGAHPSVRQTPSRQPPLPHRSRGGGGGSRGAARASPATQPPPLLPPSATGPDATVGGPAPTPLLPPSATASVKMEPENKYLPELMAEKDSLDPSFTHAMQLLTAEIEKIQKGLSKKDDEENYLDLFSHKNMKLKERVLIPVKQYPKFNFVGKILGPQGNTIKRLQEETGAKISVLGKGSMRDKAKEEELRKGGDPKYAHLNMDLHVFIEVFGPPCEAYALMAHAMEEVKKFLVPDMMDDICQEQFLELSYLNGVPEPSRGRGVPVRGRGVAPPPPPVPRGRGVVPPRGALVRGTPVRGAITRGATVTRGVPPPPTVRGAPAPRARTAGIQRIPLPPPPAPETYEEYGYDDTYAEQSYEGYEGYYSQSQGDSEYYDYGHGEVQDSYEAYGQDDWNGTRPSLKAPPARPVKGAYREHPYGRY, from the exons ACCCCTCAGGTGCCCACCCCTCCGTGCGTCAGACGCCGTCTCGGCAGCCACCGCTCCCTCACCGGTCCCGGGGAGGCGGAGGGGGGTCCCGGGGAGCAGCCCGGGCCTCTCCCGCCACGCAGCCGCCACCGCTGCTGCCGCCCTCGGCCACGGGTCCGGACGCGACAGTGGGCGGTCCGGCGCCGACCCCTCTGCTGCCCCCCTCAGCCACTGCCTCTGTAAAGATGGAGCCGGAGAACAAGTACCTGCCCGAACTCATGGCCGAGAAAGACTCGCTTGATCCGTCCTTCACTCACGCTATGCAGTTGCTGACAGCAG AAATTGAGAAGATTCAGAAGGGGCTTTCAAAAAAGGATGATGAGGAGAATTACTtggatttattttctcataagaaCATGAAGCTGAAGGAGCGGGTACTGATACCTGTCAAGCAATATCCGAAG ttcaATTTTGTGGGAAAGATCCTTGGACCACAAGGGAATACTATCAAAAGACTGCAAGAAGAGACTGGTGCAAAGATCTCTGTGTTGGGAAAGGGCTCAATGAGAGACAAAGCCAAG GAGGAAGAGCTGCGCAAAGGTGGAGACCCCAAATATGCTCATTTGAATATGGATCTGCATGTCTTCATTGAAGTCTTTGGACCCCCATGTGAGGCTTATGCTCTTATGGCCCATGCTATGGAGGAAGTCAAGAAGTTTCTAGTACCA GATATGATGGATGATATCTGCCAGGAGCAGTTTCTAGAACTCTCCTACTTGAATGGAGTACCAGAGCCCTCTCGAGGACGTGGGGTGCCTGTGAGAGGCCGGGGtgttgctcctcctcctccacctgttCCCAG gggccGTGGTGTTGTGCCTCCTCGGGGGGCTTTGGTGCGTGGTACACCAGTGAGAGGAGCCATCACCAGAGGTGCCACTGTGACTCGAGGAGTGCCACCCCCACCTACTGTGAGGGGTGCTCCAGCACCAAGAGCACGGACAGCAGGCATCCAGAGAATACCTTTGCCTCCACCCCCTGCACCAGAGACATATGAAGAATAT GGATATGATGATACATATGCAGAACAGAGTTATGAAGGCTACGAAGGCTATTACAGCCAGAGCCAAGG GGACTCAGAATATTATGACTACGGACATGGGGAGGTTCAAGATTCTTATGAAGCATATG GCCAAGACGACTGGAATGGGACCAGGCCATCGCTGAAGGCCCCTCCGGCTAGGCCGGTGAAGGGAGCATACAGAGAGCACCCATATGGacgttattaa